In Rhizobium sp. N324, a single genomic region encodes these proteins:
- the speC gene encoding ornithine decarboxylase: MIPRDVKSPTVAIPFHKMLKIVAIIDRDNSQAQALVSQIVDQGFEVELRGDYSADVSEDADVGAYIGSVEGGHLSAARSFLRSVRDIGFRTPIWAMADTLTIKDMDVVEMAGEVDGFVYLGQQTPTFYAKQIVSSAVNYGKSLLPPFFGGMMAYDGEANIAFDCPGHQGGQFYRKSPAGQLFFKYFRESIFRNDLCNADVDLGDLLIHEGPAVEAQKQAARIFGADRTYFILNGTSTSNKVVANAVLHSGDLVLFDRNNHKSLHQGALVQAGAIPIYLPTARNSFGMIGAVDWAAWDESWLRRRIEEHPLVTDKSRAKADRPFRLACIQLATYDGTIYNVSQVMEKIGHLCDYVLWDEAWIGYNAFHPLFEGRSPMRLKDLRADMPGLFSTQSVHKQGAGFSQASQIHKRDDHISGQRRFVEHKRFNESLLMHVSTSPFYPLFASLDVNAKVHEGKAGEMLWDRCIELGIEVRKKLRGFVDHYETKATSPEEQWFFDPFVPDKVTVSGSKHTNDLEGMRWEDIPTDVLKREQQCWQFDPQAKWHGYAGYAPGYTMVDPNKLAILTPGIDRKTGGYREFGIPATVVANYLREQRVVAEKCDLNSLLFLLTPAEDESKLNTLIAKLVKFKNLWDRDAPLQEVLPTVYAANRERYAGYTVRQVCHEMHAFYRDAGVKELQRLCFRSESFPEPAIAPKQAYEALVANNVDYMPLTQAAGRISATLALIYPPGIGVIVPGERWDERARPMRDYFLAFEESFNRFPGFNYEVQGVFQERIEGRIKFHTYVVRE, translated from the coding sequence ATGATCCCGCGTGATGTGAAGTCTCCGACGGTCGCCATACCCTTCCACAAGATGCTGAAGATCGTGGCAATCATCGACCGCGACAACTCTCAGGCTCAGGCACTGGTGTCACAGATCGTCGACCAGGGCTTCGAGGTGGAACTGCGTGGCGACTATTCCGCCGATGTCTCAGAGGATGCCGATGTCGGCGCCTATATCGGCTCGGTCGAAGGCGGCCATCTGTCGGCGGCTCGCAGCTTCCTTCGCTCGGTCAGGGATATCGGCTTCCGTACACCGATCTGGGCAATGGCCGATACGCTGACCATCAAGGATATGGACGTCGTCGAAATGGCCGGCGAGGTCGACGGCTTCGTTTACCTCGGCCAGCAGACGCCGACCTTCTATGCCAAGCAGATCGTCTCCAGCGCGGTCAATTACGGCAAGTCACTGCTGCCGCCGTTCTTCGGCGGCATGATGGCCTATGACGGCGAGGCGAATATCGCCTTCGACTGCCCCGGCCATCAGGGCGGCCAGTTCTATCGGAAGTCGCCGGCCGGCCAGCTGTTCTTCAAATATTTCCGCGAGAGCATTTTCCGCAACGACCTCTGCAACGCGGATGTCGATCTCGGCGACCTCCTGATCCACGAAGGTCCAGCCGTCGAAGCCCAGAAACAGGCGGCGCGCATCTTCGGCGCGGACCGCACCTATTTCATTCTCAACGGAACAAGCACCTCCAACAAGGTGGTTGCCAATGCGGTGCTGCACAGCGGCGATCTCGTGCTCTTCGACCGCAACAACCATAAATCCCTGCATCAGGGCGCTCTCGTTCAGGCGGGCGCCATCCCGATCTATCTGCCGACGGCCCGCAATTCTTTCGGCATGATCGGCGCGGTGGACTGGGCGGCGTGGGATGAAAGCTGGCTGCGGCGAAGGATCGAGGAACATCCGCTCGTCACCGACAAGAGCCGTGCGAAGGCAGACCGGCCCTTCCGTCTCGCCTGCATCCAGCTCGCGACCTATGACGGCACGATCTATAATGTCAGCCAGGTCATGGAGAAGATCGGCCATCTCTGCGACTACGTCCTCTGGGACGAGGCCTGGATCGGCTACAATGCCTTCCACCCGCTCTTCGAAGGCCGCAGCCCGATGCGTCTCAAGGACCTGCGGGCCGACATGCCGGGCCTGTTTTCAACCCAGTCGGTGCACAAGCAGGGCGCCGGCTTTTCCCAGGCGTCGCAGATCCACAAGCGAGACGACCATATCAGCGGCCAGCGTCGGTTCGTCGAACACAAGCGCTTCAATGAATCGCTGCTGATGCATGTTTCGACCTCTCCGTTCTATCCGCTATTCGCCTCGCTCGATGTCAATGCCAAGGTGCATGAGGGCAAGGCTGGCGAGATGCTCTGGGACCGCTGCATCGAGCTCGGGATCGAGGTGCGCAAGAAGTTGCGCGGTTTCGTGGATCATTACGAGACCAAAGCCACAAGCCCGGAAGAACAATGGTTCTTCGATCCCTTCGTGCCGGACAAGGTCACCGTTTCGGGCTCCAAACATACCAACGACCTCGAAGGCATGCGGTGGGAGGATATTCCGACGGATGTGCTCAAACGCGAGCAGCAATGCTGGCAGTTCGATCCACAGGCAAAGTGGCACGGCTATGCCGGGTATGCACCAGGTTACACCATGGTCGACCCCAACAAACTGGCCATACTGACACCCGGCATCGACCGCAAGACCGGCGGCTATCGCGAATTCGGCATCCCGGCGACTGTCGTCGCCAACTATCTGCGCGAGCAGCGGGTGGTGGCGGAAAAATGCGACCTGAACAGCCTGCTCTTCCTGCTGACGCCGGCCGAGGACGAGAGTAAACTGAACACGCTCATCGCCAAGCTCGTCAAGTTCAAGAACCTCTGGGACCGCGATGCGCCGCTGCAGGAAGTGTTGCCGACGGTGTATGCGGCCAATCGCGAGCGCTATGCCGGTTATACGGTCCGGCAGGTCTGCCATGAGATGCACGCCTTCTATCGCGATGCCGGCGTGAAGGAACTGCAGCGCCTCTGCTTCCGCTCCGAGAGCTTCCCGGAACCGGCCATTGCTCCCAAGCAGGCCTATGAAGCGCTGGTCGCCAACAATGTCGACTATATGCCGCTGACGCAGGCCGCCGGCCGCATTTCGGCAACGCTGGCGCTGATCTATCCGCCGGGCATCGGCGTGATCGTTCCCGGCGAGCGCTGGGACGAGAGGGCACGCCCGATGCGGGATTATTTCCTGGCCTTCGAAGAGTCGTTCAACCGGTTTCCGGGCTTCAACTACGAGGTCCAGGGTGTGTTCCAGGAAAGGATCGAGGGGCGGATCAAATTCCACACATATGTCGTGCGCGAGTAG